The following proteins are encoded in a genomic region of Devosia lucknowensis:
- a CDS encoding sigma-54-dependent transcriptional regulator: MIPTVLIVDDEDMVRTALEQWLRLSGFETATAANAQEALAAIDDRHPHIVLTDVRMPGLSGMDLLRSIAERGLPTEVILITGHGDVPMAVEAMRAGAFDFLQKPYVPDQLVHSISRAAEQARLKRELADLRRKLDGGESELSTRLVGASRVMGELRRSVLELAPIPADIILFGETGTGKEVVARCLHDFSPRAGGPFVAVNCAAIPAELIESELFGHEAGSFTGAAGQRIGKFEYANGGTLLLDEIESMPLLAQAKVLRVIQERVVERLGSNKQVALDLRIIAASKVDLAAESQAGRFRADLYYRLNMATLALPPLRDRGDDCVILLHHFLSEAARRFGRPAPTLHPADISALLSHGWPGNVRELKAAADRFALGLGATGRSIGDILGQRLSQPTGESLADRLASYERHLIEAELDRNDNSIAAAAEALQVPRRTLSEKMSRLGVRR; this comes from the coding sequence ATGATCCCCACAGTGCTCATCGTCGACGACGAAGACATGGTGCGCACCGCACTCGAGCAATGGCTCCGGCTATCCGGCTTCGAGACGGCAACGGCCGCCAATGCTCAGGAAGCACTGGCCGCCATCGACGACCGGCATCCGCACATCGTCCTCACCGACGTCCGCATGCCGGGTCTTTCGGGCATGGATCTGCTGCGCTCGATCGCCGAGCGCGGCCTGCCCACCGAGGTCATCCTGATTACCGGCCACGGCGATGTGCCCATGGCAGTGGAAGCCATGCGCGCTGGCGCTTTCGACTTCCTGCAAAAGCCTTACGTGCCCGACCAGCTGGTGCATTCCATTTCGCGTGCCGCCGAGCAGGCACGCCTCAAGCGCGAGCTGGCAGACCTGCGACGCAAGCTCGACGGCGGAGAAAGCGAACTGTCCACCCGGCTTGTCGGTGCATCGCGGGTCATGGGGGAACTGCGTCGCTCGGTGCTGGAGCTGGCGCCTATCCCCGCAGACATCATCCTGTTCGGAGAAACCGGAACCGGCAAGGAAGTGGTGGCCCGCTGCCTACACGACTTTTCACCGCGCGCTGGTGGTCCGTTCGTGGCCGTCAACTGTGCAGCCATTCCGGCCGAACTGATCGAGAGCGAACTGTTCGGACACGAGGCCGGCTCGTTCACGGGCGCTGCGGGCCAGCGGATCGGCAAGTTCGAATATGCCAATGGCGGCACGCTTCTGCTGGACGAGATCGAGTCCATGCCCCTGCTGGCCCAGGCCAAGGTGCTGCGGGTGATCCAGGAGCGCGTGGTGGAACGGCTCGGCTCGAACAAGCAGGTCGCGCTTGACCTGCGGATCATCGCCGCCTCAAAGGTCGACCTCGCGGCCGAAAGCCAGGCCGGACGCTTCCGCGCCGACCTTTACTATCGTCTCAACATGGCAACGCTTGCCCTGCCGCCCCTGCGCGATCGCGGCGATGATTGCGTCATCCTGTTGCATCATTTCCTGTCCGAGGCGGCCCGGCGTTTCGGTCGCCCGGCGCCGACGCTTCATCCCGCCGATATCAGCGCGCTGCTTTCCCATGGCTGGCCCGGCAATGTCCGCGAGCTCAAGGCCGCTGCCGACCGGTTCGCCCTTGGTCTCGGCGCCACCGGCCGCTCGATCGGGGATATCCTTGGGCAAAGGCTCTCGCAGCCGACAGGGGAATCGCTTGCGGACCGGCTCGCGTCGTATGAGCGCCACCTGATCGAAGCGGAACTCGATCGCAATGACAATTCCATCGCCGCGGCGGCCGAAGCGCTTCAGGTGCCGCGCCGGACGCTGAGCGAAAAAATGTCCCGCCTCGGCGTCAGACGCTGA
- a CDS encoding tripartite tricarboxylate transporter TctB family protein, whose product MALNASRNDLAAGGMFVAFGGFFALQALGYEFGTPFRMGPGFMPVVLGGILVALGIAVAAKGFGKPDDGEAAPWPWRGIALVLGTIIFFGATIRGLGFVPVVLLAAFATALSSRKNNVVQALIISVGLTFLCYLIFVVGLGMLVPLVGPWLQF is encoded by the coding sequence ATGGCGCTCAACGCTTCGCGAAATGATCTGGCTGCCGGAGGCATGTTCGTTGCCTTTGGCGGCTTCTTTGCCCTGCAGGCGCTGGGCTACGAATTCGGAACGCCGTTCCGCATGGGCCCCGGCTTCATGCCGGTCGTGCTCGGCGGCATCCTTGTCGCCCTCGGCATTGCCGTCGCGGCGAAGGGCTTTGGCAAGCCCGATGACGGCGAGGCTGCGCCCTGGCCCTGGCGCGGAATAGCGCTGGTTCTGGGCACCATCATCTTCTTTGGCGCGACCATCCGGGGACTTGGCTTTGTCCCTGTCGTCCTTCTGGCCGCTTTTGCAACGGCACTGTCGTCGCGCAAGAACAACGTCGTGCAGGCCCTGATCATTTCAGTCGGCCTCACCTTCCTTTGCTACCTCATCTTCGTGGTTGGCCTGGGCATGCTGGTGCCGCTGGTCGGCCCCTGGCTGCAGTTCTAG
- a CDS encoding sensor histidine kinase, whose protein sequence is MTKGTTSPARLRRRRRLILAGAAAGLIAVVFWIAFEVTLAGAVRDANVQSQRRLALFDRTLEAIIERFHYLPVAISQAPETRAALENPDNAQAVEAANGFLSKLNETAGASEIFLMEDTGSVVAASNWWTLTSLVGTNYSFRPYFADAMARGRAEFYAFGMSTSVPGLFLSQRVDGPDGPLGVAVTKINLGEIEAAWWRSGELIGIVDLNNVIILSTRPDWRYRPLQTIPRTQFAAIADQQRYGERGVDNDGIITDRWFSRGGEFTLLTGSDPETSGYFVLKELRLPKHGWRLLSFTPLAPLYGSALTMATAAALACAALLLILVLLEQRRRLVAQRLADHNQLELRVAERTEDLHAMNEQLRAEIAERIRAEKAEEDAQQGLVQAAKLATLGQTLAGVAHEVSQPVAALATHMASARLIEQRRGGSELGPILGAMDKVVERLANLTGHLKTFSRKETRVAMQADIGAVIANALDLTDHRLREVGVDVEYRRPNPSVSVVANPIHLEQVLINLIANAADAMQDQPMRVLSIGVSPGHDTASIAVTDTGSGIEAADMSNLFDPFFTTKPAGKGLGLGLAISSGLIRDAGGTITVRSTTDKGSTFTVTLPLAGAKAGTAVPFEVSA, encoded by the coding sequence ATGACGAAGGGGACTACATCACCGGCGCGACTGAGACGCCGGCGGCGCCTGATCCTGGCCGGAGCGGCGGCCGGTCTTATCGCCGTGGTGTTCTGGATCGCTTTCGAGGTCACGCTGGCTGGCGCAGTGCGCGACGCCAATGTGCAATCCCAACGCCGGCTGGCATTGTTCGATCGCACGCTAGAAGCCATCATCGAGCGCTTCCATTATCTGCCCGTCGCGATTTCGCAGGCACCGGAAACCCGTGCCGCGCTGGAAAACCCTGACAATGCCCAGGCGGTGGAGGCCGCCAACGGTTTCCTGAGCAAGCTCAACGAGACTGCGGGCGCGAGCGAAATTTTCCTGATGGAGGACACAGGAAGCGTCGTGGCGGCCAGCAACTGGTGGACCCTTACCAGTCTGGTCGGGACGAATTATTCGTTCCGTCCATACTTCGCCGACGCCATGGCGCGTGGCAGAGCCGAATTCTACGCCTTTGGCATGTCGACGAGCGTGCCGGGGCTGTTTCTGTCGCAGCGCGTTGACGGGCCGGACGGCCCGCTGGGCGTCGCCGTGACCAAGATCAACCTGGGGGAGATCGAGGCGGCCTGGTGGCGATCGGGAGAACTGATCGGCATTGTCGACCTCAACAACGTTATCATCCTCTCCACACGGCCGGACTGGCGATACCGTCCGCTCCAGACCATTCCGCGCACCCAATTTGCCGCCATCGCCGACCAACAGCGCTACGGCGAGCGAGGCGTCGACAATGACGGCATCATCACCGACCGCTGGTTCTCGCGCGGCGGGGAATTCACCCTGCTCACCGGCTCCGATCCGGAAACCTCGGGATACTTCGTGCTGAAGGAACTCCGCCTGCCCAAGCATGGCTGGCGGCTCCTGTCCTTCACGCCGCTGGCTCCGCTTTATGGCAGCGCACTGACGATGGCGACGGCTGCTGCCCTCGCCTGTGCCGCGCTATTGCTCATCCTCGTGCTGCTCGAGCAGCGCCGTCGGCTCGTGGCGCAGCGGTTGGCCGACCACAACCAGCTCGAGCTGAGGGTTGCGGAGCGAACCGAAGACCTGCACGCCATGAACGAACAGCTGCGCGCCGAGATCGCCGAGCGCATTCGCGCCGAAAAGGCCGAAGAGGATGCCCAGCAAGGGCTGGTACAGGCCGCCAAGCTGGCCACATTGGGCCAGACATTGGCGGGCGTCGCCCACGAGGTCAGCCAGCCGGTGGCCGCCCTCGCGACGCACATGGCCAGCGCCCGGCTCATCGAGCAGCGCCGCGGCGGCAGCGAACTTGGCCCGATCCTGGGCGCCATGGACAAGGTGGTCGAGCGCCTGGCCAACCTGACGGGTCACCTCAAGACGTTTTCGCGCAAGGAAACGCGCGTCGCCATGCAGGCCGATATAGGGGCGGTCATCGCCAATGCCCTTGATCTCACGGATCACCGCCTCCGAGAGGTCGGCGTCGATGTCGAATACAGAAGGCCCAACCCTTCCGTTAGCGTCGTGGCAAACCCGATCCACCTCGAACAGGTTTTGATCAATCTCATCGCCAACGCCGCCGATGCCATGCAGGATCAGCCGATGCGCGTGCTGTCGATCGGCGTTTCGCCGGGGCACGACACCGCTTCGATCGCCGTGACCGACACGGGCTCGGGCATCGAAGCGGCCGACATGTCCAACCTGTTCGATCCCTTTTTCACAACCAAACCGGCCGGCAAAGGGCTCGGCCTGGGTCTGGCCATCTCCTCCGGCCTCATCCGCGATGCCGGCGGCACGATCACGGTCCGCTCCACGACCGACAAGGGCAGCACTTTCACGGTGACGCTGCCGCTTGCCGGAGCCAAGGCCGGGACGGCCGTTCCATTCGAGGTTTCGGCGTAA
- a CDS encoding tripartite tricarboxylate transporter substrate-binding protein, which translates to MKTVFKALALSLFAASALGSVAVMAQDYPTQPVTIVVPFAAGGPTDTVTRLVAAAMSEDLGQQVVVQNVGGAGGTLGAGQVAAATNDGYTLLLHHIGMSTAPALYASLPYDPMTDFATIGLVTEVPMTVVARRDFEPASLEDLIAYIKENGENITYANAGIGAASQLCGLLIMDALGTKMTEVPYQGTGPAMTDLLGGQIDMMCDQTTNTTSQIQAGEIKAYAVTTPERVAVLPDLPTLAEGGLDNFNLSIWHGLYAPAGTDQAIIDRLSQSLQKALADQNLGNSFAELGTYPVPADQATPAALSEKLEGQIGLWAEVIAAAGVSAQ; encoded by the coding sequence ATGAAGACCGTTTTCAAGGCGCTGGCACTCAGCCTCTTCGCCGCTTCTGCCCTCGGGTCCGTCGCCGTCATGGCGCAGGACTATCCCACGCAGCCTGTCACGATCGTCGTGCCGTTTGCGGCCGGTGGTCCAACCGATACGGTCACGCGTCTCGTGGCTGCGGCGATGAGCGAGGATCTCGGGCAGCAGGTGGTGGTGCAGAACGTAGGCGGCGCCGGTGGTACGCTGGGTGCCGGTCAGGTGGCAGCGGCGACCAACGATGGCTACACGCTGCTCCTGCACCACATCGGCATGTCCACGGCGCCGGCGCTCTATGCCAGCCTGCCCTATGATCCGATGACCGACTTCGCCACGATCGGCCTCGTCACCGAAGTGCCGATGACCGTCGTCGCCCGCAGGGACTTCGAGCCCGCGTCGCTGGAAGACCTGATCGCCTATATCAAGGAAAATGGCGAAAACATCACTTACGCCAATGCCGGCATCGGGGCGGCGAGCCAGCTCTGCGGCCTGCTCATCATGGATGCGCTTGGGACCAAGATGACAGAAGTTCCCTATCAGGGCACCGGTCCGGCCATGACCGATCTGCTCGGTGGCCAGATCGACATGATGTGCGACCAGACCACCAACACCACCAGCCAGATCCAGGCAGGCGAGATCAAGGCCTACGCTGTTACCACGCCCGAGCGCGTCGCCGTGTTGCCTGACCTGCCGACGCTGGCCGAAGGCGGTCTCGATAATTTCAATCTCTCGATCTGGCATGGCCTCTACGCGCCTGCCGGCACTGATCAGGCCATCATCGATCGGCTGAGCCAGTCGCTCCAGAAGGCCCTGGCCGATCAGAACCTGGGCAACAGCTTTGCCGAGCTGGGCACCTATCCGGTGCCCGCCGACCAGGCCACTCCGGCTGCGTTGTCGGAAAAGCTCGAAGGTCAGATCGGTCTCTGGGCCGAGGTTATCGCTGCTGCCGGTGTTTCCGCGCAGTAA